In Nostoc sp. CENA543, a single genomic region encodes these proteins:
- a CDS encoding CP12 domain-containing protein encodes MLKAADVMTKDVATIRSSATVADAVKLMRARDWRALIVDRRHEQDAYGIISESDIVYKVIAYGKDPGKVRVYEVMTKPCIAINPDLGLEYVARLFADYHLHRAPVIQGGLLGIISLTDILANSNFLELPRTVVLEQQLQDEITKARVVCEQKGVRSEECAAAWDVVEELQSEIAHQKAEKIHKTAFEDYCDEYPEALEARLYDL; translated from the coding sequence ATGTTAAAAGCAGCAGATGTGATGACAAAAGATGTGGCGACTATCCGCAGTTCTGCTACTGTCGCCGACGCTGTGAAATTAATGCGCGCTAGGGACTGGCGGGCTTTAATTGTAGATCGTCGCCATGAACAAGACGCTTACGGCATTATTAGCGAGAGCGATATTGTCTATAAAGTGATTGCTTATGGTAAAGATCCTGGTAAAGTTCGTGTCTACGAAGTCATGACTAAACCTTGTATCGCCATCAATCCAGATTTGGGTTTAGAATACGTAGCCAGATTATTCGCTGATTATCATCTACATAGAGCGCCCGTGATTCAAGGTGGGTTATTGGGCATCATCTCCCTGACCGACATTTTGGCTAACAGTAACTTTTTGGAACTACCCCGAACAGTAGTTTTAGAACAACAATTACAAGACGAAATCACAAAAGCCCGCGTCGTTTGTGAACAGAAAGGTGTCCGTTCTGAAGAGTGCGCCGCCGCTTGGGATGTTGTAGAAGAACTGCAATCAGAAATTGCCCACCAAAAAGCCGAAAAGATTCACAAAACAGCTTTTGAAGACTACTGCGATGAATACCCAGAAGCCTTAGAAGCTCGACTTTATGATCTTTAG
- a CDS encoding PEP-CTERM sorting domain-containing protein, which yields MKSKFFHISASVLLATGIAGAVTNAPANALASSCSTSNVSLGGVNATACAGAFEGNDTGEKGTLGGKLNGGLFSDLVGPGVTWTQFGKSDEVNSSIDAAEDFTQGSWSLTKVLPSKTFVVSFKASDSYSAYLFKDYDWSQGLTGIFNTIGVSVNKKGNAQALSHASLFVSDIKTDTKDVPEPATLLGLGLVASGMVISRRRQSR from the coding sequence ATGAAAAGCAAGTTTTTCCATATTTCAGCTTCAGTTTTACTAGCTACCGGAATCGCAGGTGCAGTGACGAATGCACCTGCAAATGCATTAGCTTCTTCGTGCAGTACCAGTAACGTTTCCCTTGGTGGAGTAAATGCTACAGCTTGTGCAGGAGCATTTGAAGGTAACGACACGGGCGAAAAGGGTACTTTAGGAGGTAAGTTGAATGGTGGGTTATTTAGTGATTTGGTTGGTCCTGGCGTAACTTGGACGCAATTCGGGAAATCTGATGAGGTCAATTCTTCAATTGACGCTGCTGAGGATTTTACTCAGGGTAGTTGGAGTTTGACAAAAGTATTACCCAGCAAGACTTTTGTCGTGAGCTTTAAAGCCAGCGATAGTTACAGTGCCTATCTGTTTAAAGATTACGATTGGTCTCAAGGTCTGACTGGGATATTTAATACCATCGGTGTTTCAGTCAATAAAAAAGGAAATGCACAGGCATTATCTCATGCTTCTCTTTTTGTTTCTGATATCAAGACTGATACCAAAGATGTTCCAGAACCAGCTACTTTGTTGGGTTTAGGTTTAGTTGCTAGCGGTATGGTAATTTCTCGCCGTCGTCAATCTCGCTAA
- the hoxE gene encoding bidirectional hydrogenase complex protein HoxE, with translation MTTTLPPNQTHPSGDKRLKMLDATIKRHQYQQDALIEILHKAQELFGYLENDLLLYIAHSLKLPPSRVYGVATFYHLFSLAPQGVHSCVVCTGTACYVKGAPAILSNLEQLTHIHAGETTADGQLSLMTARCLGACGIAPAVVFDNKVLGNQTPESVTERVQEWLGRT, from the coding sequence ATGACAACCACATTACCACCAAATCAGACTCATCCGAGTGGAGATAAACGCTTGAAGATGCTAGACGCAACTATTAAGCGTCACCAATATCAACAAGATGCACTAATTGAAATTCTCCACAAGGCGCAAGAACTCTTCGGTTACTTAGAAAATGATTTACTGCTGTATATTGCCCATAGTCTGAAATTACCGCCAAGTCGAGTCTATGGTGTAGCCACTTTTTATCATCTGTTTTCTTTAGCACCACAAGGCGTTCATAGTTGTGTGGTGTGTACTGGTACAGCTTGTTACGTCAAAGGCGCACCAGCAATTTTGTCAAATCTAGAGCAGTTAACTCATATCCATGCGGGAGAAACCACTGCTGATGGTCAGTTATCACTAATGACAGCACGCTGTTTGGGTGCTTGTGGAATTGCACCGGCGGTAGTGTTTGATAACAAAGTTTTAGGGAATCAAACCCCTGAATCTGTAACCGAACGAGTACAAGAGTGGCTAGGAAGAACATAA
- a CDS encoding NuoF family protein gives MELNELLEISRQERSQAKPIQIRCCTAAGCLSANSQAVKQQLEAVVKAEGWEQEVQVSGVGCMRLCCQGPLVEVERVGVETQEILYEKVTPEDAPAIIETLKGKESNLSVVKLDQPFFTSQMPIVLENSGKVDPERIQSYIATGGYQALYHVLRDLTSVEVVDTISRSGLRGRGGAGYPTGLKWATVAKAKGERKFVICNADEGDPGAFMDRSVLESDPHRVLEGMAIAGYAVGASQGYIYVRAEYPTAIKRLQTAINQAQRLGILGSQIFDSPFDFKIDIRIGAGAYVCGEETALMASIEGKRGVPHPRPPYPAESGLWGHPTLINNVETFANIAPIIRKGAEWFASIGTGKSKGTKVFALAGKILNTGLIEVPMGTSLREIVEKMGGGVPDGGTAKAVQTGGPSGGCIPASAFDTPVDYESLASLGSMMGSGGMIVMDQTTNMVDVARFFMEFCMDESCGKCIPCRVGTVQLHGLLTKISEGKASQADLKLLEELCDMVKNTSLCGLGQSAPNPVFSTLRYFHDEYLALLSAE, from the coding sequence ATGGAACTAAATGAATTATTAGAAATATCTCGACAAGAACGTTCTCAAGCTAAACCAATACAGATTCGTTGTTGTACGGCGGCTGGATGTCTTTCTGCTAACTCACAAGCTGTAAAACAACAACTAGAAGCGGTGGTGAAAGCAGAAGGCTGGGAACAAGAGGTGCAAGTTTCTGGTGTTGGTTGTATGCGTTTGTGCTGTCAGGGGCCTTTAGTAGAAGTGGAAAGAGTCGGTGTAGAGACTCAAGAAATTCTCTATGAGAAGGTGACACCTGAAGATGCACCAGCCATTATAGAGACTCTCAAAGGTAAAGAGTCTAACCTATCGGTAGTAAAACTAGACCAACCATTTTTTACATCCCAGATGCCGATAGTCTTAGAAAACAGTGGCAAAGTAGATCCAGAAAGAATTCAATCTTACATTGCCACCGGTGGTTATCAGGCTCTTTATCATGTGCTGCGGGATCTGACATCGGTTGAGGTTGTGGATACTATTAGCCGCAGTGGTTTACGGGGACGTGGTGGTGCTGGTTATCCCACAGGTTTGAAATGGGCGACGGTGGCTAAAGCTAAAGGTGAGCGCAAATTTGTGATCTGTAACGCCGATGAGGGAGATCCTGGTGCGTTTATGGATAGGAGTGTGTTGGAGAGTGATCCCCATCGGGTGTTAGAGGGAATGGCGATCGCAGGCTATGCTGTGGGTGCCAGTCAAGGTTATATTTATGTCCGGGCAGAATATCCTACTGCCATCAAACGCTTACAAACTGCCATTAATCAAGCCCAACGTTTAGGTATTTTAGGGAGTCAAATCTTTGATTCTCCCTTTGATTTTAAAATTGATATCCGCATCGGTGCAGGAGCTTATGTTTGCGGTGAAGAAACGGCTCTGATGGCTTCTATCGAAGGTAAGCGCGGTGTTCCTCATCCCCGTCCCCCCTATCCGGCTGAATCTGGTTTATGGGGACATCCCACCTTAATTAATAACGTAGAAACCTTTGCTAATATTGCCCCCATTATCCGTAAAGGTGCGGAGTGGTTTGCTAGTATCGGTACTGGTAAAAGTAAGGGGACAAAAGTATTTGCGCTGGCTGGCAAAATCCTCAATACAGGACTAATCGAAGTGCCGATGGGAACTTCTCTCCGAGAAATAGTAGAAAAAATGGGTGGTGGTGTTCCCGATGGTGGTACAGCGAAAGCAGTACAAACAGGTGGCCCTTCTGGGGGATGTATTCCCGCCTCCGCTTTTGATACACCTGTAGATTATGAATCCTTGGCTAGCTTAGGTTCAATGATGGGTTCTGGCGGGATGATTGTCATGGATCAAACTACCAATATGGTAGATGTTGCCCGCTTCTTTATGGAATTTTGTATGGATGAATCCTGTGGTAAGTGCATTCCTTGCCGAGTTGGGACTGTACAGTTGCATGGATTATTAACCAAAATCAGCGAGGGGAAAGCATCACAGGCTGATTTAAAACTCCTAGAAGAACTTTGTGACATGGTGAAAAACACCAGTTTATGTGGTTTAGGACAATCTGCACCCAACCCCGTCTTTAGTACCTTGCGCTATTTTCACGATGAGTATTTGGCGTTGCTGAGTGCTGAGTAG
- a CDS encoding Ni/Fe hydrogenase subunit alpha, which produces MSKRIVIDPVTRIEGHAKISIFLDDTGQVSDARFHVTEFRGFEKFCEGRPLWEMPGITARVCGICPVSHLLASAKAGDRILSVTIPPVAAKLRRLMNWGQIIQSHALSFFHLTAPDLLLGMDSDPAKRNVFGLIAAEPELARGGIRLRQFGQEIIELLGGAKIHPAWAVPGGVREPLTPEARTHIQQRIPEAKATTLNALDKFKNLLQDYQKEVQTFGNFPSLFMGLVTPDGLWETYDGYIRFVDSNGNIIADKLDPTNYQEFIGEVVQPDSYLKSPYYRPLGYPENNGHSGLDSGMYRVGPLARLNICSSIGTPLADQELQIFRQLAQGAVTSSFFYHYARLIEIIACIEYVEIFLDHPDILSNRLRAEAGVNQLEGVGVSEAPRGTLFHHYQVDENGLMQKVNLIIATGQNNLAMNRTVAQIAKHFIQGTEIPEGMLNRVEAGIRAFDPCLSCSTHAAGQMPLQIQLVASDGTVLDEISRS; this is translated from the coding sequence ATGTCTAAAAGAATTGTTATTGATCCTGTTACCCGAATTGAAGGTCACGCCAAAATTAGTATTTTCTTAGATGATACTGGACAAGTTAGCGATGCTCGGTTTCATGTGACTGAGTTTCGCGGATTTGAAAAGTTTTGCGAAGGTCGTCCTTTGTGGGAAATGCCCGGTATTACGGCGCGTGTGTGTGGCATTTGTCCAGTTAGTCACTTATTGGCTTCAGCTAAGGCAGGCGATCGCATTTTATCTGTTACTATACCTCCCGTCGCTGCTAAACTCCGGCGGCTGATGAATTGGGGGCAAATTATTCAATCCCATGCTTTAAGTTTCTTTCACCTTACCGCCCCAGATTTATTGCTGGGTATGGATAGTGACCCTGCTAAACGTAATGTTTTCGGACTCATCGCCGCCGAACCAGAATTAGCCCGTGGTGGTATTCGCCTGCGTCAATTTGGTCAAGAAATTATTGAATTATTGGGAGGTGCAAAGATCCACCCAGCTTGGGCTGTTCCTGGAGGAGTCAGAGAACCCCTCACACCAGAAGCACGCACCCATATTCAACAACGCATCCCTGAAGCTAAAGCAACTACTCTCAATGCTTTAGATAAATTCAAGAACCTTTTGCAAGACTATCAAAAAGAAGTACAAACCTTCGGTAATTTCCCTAGTTTATTTATGGGTTTAGTAACTCCTGATGGCTTATGGGAAACCTACGATGGCTATATTCGCTTTGTTGATAGTAACGGTAATATTATTGCTGATAAACTTGACCCCACAAACTATCAAGAGTTTATCGGGGAAGTTGTTCAACCAGATTCTTACTTAAAATCACCCTACTATCGCCCCTTGGGATATCCAGAAAATAATGGTCATAGCGGTTTAGATAGTGGAATGTATCGTGTAGGGCCGCTAGCGCGTTTAAATATTTGCAGTTCTATTGGGACACCCTTAGCAGATCAAGAATTACAGATATTTCGTCAACTCGCACAAGGTGCAGTCACATCATCATTTTTCTATCACTATGCTCGTTTAATTGAAATTATTGCTTGTATTGAATATGTCGAAATCTTTTTAGATCATCCAGATATATTATCAAATCGATTACGTGCGGAAGCTGGTGTCAATCAATTAGAAGGTGTTGGCGTAAGTGAAGCACCACGAGGGACATTATTTCACCATTATCAAGTTGATGAAAATGGCCTCATGCAAAAGGTTAATTTAATCATTGCTACTGGTCAAAATAATCTAGCGATGAATCGCACAGTCGCCCAAATTGCCAAACATTTTATTCAAGGTACGGAAATCCCGGAAGGGATGCTAAATCGTGTCGAAGCCGGAATACGTGCTTTTGACCCCTGTTTGAGTTGTTCCACCCACGCCGCCGGACAAATGCCATTGCAAATTCAATTAGTCGCCTCAGATGGTACTGTATTGGATGAAATCTCCCGTAGTTAA
- the hoxU gene encoding bidirectional hydrogenase complex protein HoxU, giving the protein MTVKTLTIDGQLVSAREEETVLQAAQEAGVHIPTLCHLEGVGDVGACRLCLVEIAGMNKLLPACVTKVTEGMEVVTNSDRLQNYRRTIIEMLFAEGNHVCSVCVANGNCELQDLAIEMGMDHVRLAYHFPDRKVDLSHDRYGIDHNRCVLCTRCIRVCDEIEGAHTWDMAGRGTKSHVITDLSQPWGTSQTCTSCGKCVNACPTGALFYQGSSVGEMKRDRAKLDFLVTAREKQQWNF; this is encoded by the coding sequence GTGACTGTAAAAACTTTAACAATCGATGGTCAATTAGTCAGCGCGCGTGAGGAGGAAACGGTACTACAAGCGGCGCAAGAAGCGGGTGTTCATATTCCTACACTGTGCCATTTAGAAGGCGTGGGAGATGTGGGGGCTTGTCGGTTGTGTTTGGTAGAAATCGCTGGGATGAATAAGTTACTTCCGGCTTGTGTGACAAAAGTTACTGAGGGTATGGAAGTAGTAACTAATAGCGATCGCCTACAAAATTATCGCCGCACGATTATAGAAATGCTCTTTGCTGAAGGTAATCATGTCTGCTCAGTATGCGTAGCTAACGGTAATTGTGAATTACAAGACCTAGCGATTGAAATGGGTATGGATCATGTGCGTTTAGCCTACCATTTCCCTGATCGCAAAGTCGATTTATCTCATGACCGCTACGGTATAGACCATAATCGTTGTGTTCTTTGCACCCGTTGTATCCGTGTATGTGATGAAATCGAAGGCGCGCATACCTGGGATATGGCAGGGAGAGGGACAAAATCCCACGTCATTACCGACTTAAGCCAACCTTGGGGAACCTCCCAAACTTGCACCTCTTGCGGCAAATGTGTCAATGCTTGCCCCACAGGCGCGCTATTTTATCAAGGTTCCAGCGTTGGCGAGATGAAACGCGATCGCGCCAAACTCGATTTCCTAGTTACTGCACGGGAAAAGCAGCAATGGAATTTTTAG
- a CDS encoding PEP-CTERM sorting domain-containing protein — MLKKLSIALLGLTAVVMSSNPASAITLKVNAGPFSSYSDAKTVTFDDGTAKDPNGFVTYSNITDNIVIGSKSGQYAAPYGDDTKYLTIAPVGSGVAGSTGFVTLDFKEAIDYFGFYAGSLDSYNFVDIYSGGKLLKSFSGSDVPTAIADGSWTSKEANMFINLVGENGEKFDRVVMRTNGIAFETDNHSYRLANRSVPEPNAMLGLLAIGAFGATSVVKGLKDKTVKD; from the coding sequence ATGTTAAAAAAATTATCTATTGCATTATTAGGTTTGACAGCTGTAGTCATGAGCAGCAACCCCGCTAGTGCTATAACTCTGAAAGTAAATGCTGGCCCGTTCTCTTCTTACTCTGATGCTAAGACTGTCACTTTTGATGATGGCACAGCTAAAGACCCCAATGGCTTTGTAACTTACAGCAATATCACTGATAACATTGTTATTGGTAGTAAATCTGGTCAATATGCTGCACCATACGGTGATGACACCAAGTATTTAACAATTGCGCCTGTAGGTAGTGGCGTTGCAGGTAGCACTGGTTTTGTGACTCTGGATTTTAAAGAAGCAATTGATTACTTCGGTTTCTATGCTGGTTCATTAGATTCTTACAACTTCGTTGACATTTACAGTGGTGGTAAGTTGCTGAAAAGTTTCAGTGGTTCAGATGTCCCAACTGCTATAGCTGACGGAAGTTGGACTAGCAAAGAAGCTAATATGTTTATCAACTTAGTTGGCGAAAATGGTGAAAAATTTGACCGTGTTGTCATGCGTACCAATGGTATTGCTTTTGAAACTGACAACCATTCCTACAGACTAGCTAACCGTAGTGTTCCCGAACCCAATGCGATGTTAGGCTTGTTAGCAATAGGTGCTTTCGGTGCGACTTCCGTTGTCAAAGGTTTAAAAGATAAGACAGTAAAAGACTAG
- a CDS encoding universal stress protein, which yields MLKNILVALDRSEMGQQVFEQALALAKATEGKLLLVHVLSSEEDGSPHIPMVSTYDYYPGLSGQSFEIYQKQWDRFKNEGMKMLQSFSAKANTADVPTEFTQIMGSPGRTICKLATTWNADLIVMGHRGFAGIKELFLGSVSNYVLHHAPCSVHIVHCPAEETITEDSHNNQVIGV from the coding sequence ATGCTGAAAAATATTTTAGTCGCATTGGATCGCTCAGAAATGGGACAACAGGTTTTTGAGCAAGCATTAGCTTTGGCAAAAGCCACAGAAGGTAAATTATTGTTAGTACACGTTTTATCTTCAGAAGAAGATGGTAGTCCTCACATTCCGATGGTATCCACTTATGACTACTATCCAGGATTAAGCGGTCAAAGCTTTGAAATCTATCAAAAACAATGGGATCGCTTTAAAAATGAAGGCATGAAAATGTTGCAATCCTTCAGTGCGAAAGCCAACACCGCAGACGTACCTACGGAATTTACCCAAATCATGGGTAGTCCCGGACGCACTATTTGTAAATTAGCGACTACCTGGAATGCTGATTTAATCGTCATGGGACACAGAGGTTTCGCCGGAATCAAAGAATTATTCCTAGGTAGTGTCAGTAACTACGTCCTACACCATGCACCTTGTTCAGTTCACATAGTCCATTGTCCAGCCGAAGAGACTATTACAGAGGATTCCCATAATAACCAAGTAATAGGGGTGTGA
- a CDS encoding DUF3122 domain-containing protein produces MIMFFGLGSLYTETVIASIEKRETASAETLYRSQTRLADQLGKTWQVVLFKQVYPGQGQTLNLRLVGFPGSAELIHPQPLKITTATGKVFKAADVFLEEAPAPTIGQYDFQDILSKLPTEPLVLSIPQPGDRSIDINVPHFIVQEWQRVLSAVSGSGAFSP; encoded by the coding sequence ATGATTATGTTCTTTGGTCTAGGAAGTCTATATACCGAAACAGTTATTGCGTCTATTGAAAAACGAGAAACAGCATCAGCAGAAACTCTCTATCGCTCACAAACAAGATTAGCTGATCAATTAGGAAAGACTTGGCAAGTTGTTCTATTTAAACAAGTTTATCCAGGTCAAGGACAAACTTTAAATTTACGGCTGGTAGGATTTCCCGGTTCTGCTGAACTGATTCATCCCCAACCTTTAAAAATCACCACTGCTACAGGCAAAGTCTTCAAAGCTGCTGATGTTTTCTTAGAAGAAGCACCAGCACCCACCATTGGTCAATATGACTTTCAAGATATCTTGTCCAAATTACCAACAGAACCCCTAGTTTTGAGCATACCTCAACCTGGCGATCGCTCCATCGACATCAACGTCCCCCACTTTATCGTCCAAGAATGGCAGAGAGTTTTGAGTGCTGTTAGCGGAAGCGGGGCGTTTAGCCCGTGA
- a CDS encoding CAP domain-containing protein, with product MELGIISSTLLSVVSATLISNSAIAFSAASPIVQFQQIAQSQIDTDAIEASVFQQVNQYRVSQKLPPLTRDASIDNQARIHSQNMASGKVAFGHNGVEERLDAIAIPYNGAAENVADVGVKNSATIAVEEWLNSPIHKTNIEGNFNLSGVGVASNGSKIYITQIFLESE from the coding sequence ATGGAACTTGGTATCATCAGCAGCACTCTTTTGAGTGTTGTGTCTGCAACTCTCATTTCAAATAGCGCGATCGCATTCTCCGCCGCTAGTCCGATTGTTCAGTTTCAGCAGATAGCACAATCTCAGATTGACACTGATGCTATAGAAGCATCAGTATTTCAGCAAGTGAATCAATATCGAGTTTCTCAAAAGCTACCACCCCTAACTCGTGATGCTTCTATAGACAATCAAGCCAGAATCCACAGTCAAAATATGGCTAGTGGAAAAGTTGCATTTGGACATAACGGAGTAGAAGAACGACTCGACGCGATCGCAATTCCCTATAATGGTGCAGCTGAAAATGTTGCTGACGTTGGCGTGAAAAATTCTGCAACTATAGCTGTAGAAGAATGGCTCAATAGTCCCATACATAAAACCAATATTGAGGGAAACTTCAATCTTTCAGGGGTGGGTGTAGCTAGCAATGGTAGTAAAATTTACATAACACAAATCTTTTTGGAATCAGAATAG
- a CDS encoding NACHT domain-containing NTPase produces MEQLFIETRFLVNNAHQSGIEVANETQYLIVHGQPGSGKSVFLKWLAMEALKREERIYNHQLIPVFIDAERLNSPDINLLSLIKDEFLLADLPYVDKFTKEALKMGRLLILIDEIDRIPEENHNRSRAITHIQDFIHLYDKNRFVVSCRTQNRYIYRGKLGYPQRELATWNDDQMQSYIQKYSHTHKWPDSTDKNLWRFLQETTNSQVQDLVRIPVYLTYLCIYYQQQSFPRDGSFLEGLDLKSAIEYRNT; encoded by the coding sequence ATGGAGCAATTATTTATTGAAACCAGATTTTTAGTCAACAATGCTCATCAATCAGGAATTGAAGTTGCTAATGAGACACAGTATCTAATAGTTCATGGTCAACCTGGTTCTGGAAAGTCAGTATTTTTAAAGTGGTTGGCGATGGAGGCTCTTAAAAGAGAGGAAAGGATATATAATCATCAACTCATCCCAGTTTTTATTGATGCAGAAAGGTTAAATTCACCTGATATCAATCTGCTGAGTTTAATTAAGGATGAGTTTTTGCTCGCCGATTTACCCTATGTAGATAAATTCACAAAAGAAGCACTTAAAATGGGCAGACTATTGATATTAATTGACGAAATTGATAGGATTCCAGAAGAGAACCACAATAGAAGTCGCGCCATAACTCACATTCAAGATTTTATTCACTTATATGATAAAAATCGCTTTGTTGTTTCCTGTAGAACACAAAACAGATACATTTATAGAGGTAAATTAGGGTATCCCCAAAGAGAGTTAGCCACTTGGAATGATGATCAGATGCAATCATATATCCAAAAATATTCGCACACTCATAAATGGCCGGATAGTACAGATAAAAACTTGTGGCGATTTTTACAAGAAACTACAAATTCTCAAGTGCAAGATTTAGTCAGAATTCCAGTCTATCTAACTTACTTGTGTATTTATTATCAACAACAATCATTTCCCCGTGATGGTAGCTTCTTAGAGGGTTTGGATTTAAAGTCAGCAATAGAATATAGGAACACCTGA
- a CDS encoding oxidoreductase — translation MSRLKLATVWLGGCSGCHMSFLDLDEWLIDLAAQADVVFSPFADIKKYPEYVDVVLVEGAIANEEHLETIQIVRERSQILISFGDCAVTGNVTALRNPLGSAEPVLQRSYIQAVDLKPQIPHEPGIVPPLLDQVTPVHTIVPVDIYLPGCPPSATRIRAALEPLLRGEKPHLEGRDLIKFG, via the coding sequence ATGTCTCGTTTGAAATTAGCAACAGTATGGTTAGGCGGATGTTCTGGTTGTCATATGTCCTTTTTGGATTTAGACGAATGGCTGATTGACTTAGCCGCCCAAGCAGATGTAGTGTTTAGTCCGTTTGCAGATATTAAAAAATATCCAGAGTATGTGGATGTGGTATTAGTCGAAGGTGCGATCGCTAATGAAGAACACTTGGAGACTATCCAGATCGTCAGGGAACGTTCTCAAATCTTAATTTCCTTTGGTGACTGTGCTGTAACCGGCAACGTCACCGCCTTACGCAATCCTTTAGGTAGTGCTGAACCTGTTTTACAGCGTTCTTACATCCAAGCAGTTGATCTAAAACCGCAAATTCCCCACGAACCAGGTATTGTCCCCCCATTACTAGATCAAGTGACACCAGTACACACAATAGTACCAGTGGATATTTATTTACCTGGTTGTCCACCCTCAGCTACACGCATCCGCGCTGCCCTAGAACCACTATTGCGCGGAGAAAAACCACATCTAGAAGGACGCGATTTAATTAAATTTGGGTAA